The genomic region TTGAATTTGGTGACGACAACGGGGGCGACTCGGGCGACAAAGCGGTTAGTAACGTTGGCAATGTGTGACTTTCCCAATAACCAGGATCAACTTGCCTATTGGGAAACTATTATTGAGGATCTTTTGCGAAGGGGAGTAATTACCCATCGTCGCACCATGGATGAACTGCGAATTTGGCAGGGATCTGATTTTAATGTTGATCAAGCCCTGTCGGAGTATCTGGAAAAAAACCGTTCTTCCTTGGTCAATTTGCTATCATCCCTACGTTCATTGCCACCAATCGTGGTACAACGGCACAGTTATAAAACAGGGACATTACGCTATTTTGAACGGCATTATTTAGATACCACATCGGATTTAACTCAACTTCGGTGCGACAGTGCTGATGCGGATGGTTATGTGGGATATTGGGTGGATGATGTAGAGACGCGCCATGGCGCGTCTCTACTTGCTCAGGTTCCCGCTGTGACTGACGATGGCAAACCTTTGGTTTTACTGGGTGCAGCCAAACTAGATGTTCTTCGCTTACGTAGCCGGGAATATGCGGCTCTGAAAGCGATTCAAGATACAGCATCAGAATTACAATCGGATGGGGTAGCCCGCAAAGAAGTGCGCTTTCGGGTGGTTCAAGCCGAACAGCTTTTGGATGAAACCCTGGCGCAAGCGTTTGAGATGACTGGGAATGACCAGCAATGTTGGGTACAGGGGGAAGCAGAACGGATTGGTCACATTACGGATTTTAATGCCAAGCTGTCCGACCTGTGCGATCGCGTCTATGATCAAAGTCCGATTCTCTGGAATGAATTGATTAACCGTCGGGATCTCACCTCCCAAGGCGCAAAAGCCAGACGGGAACTGATTACAGCAATGGTTGAACGGGGGAGTCAGGAAAGGTTAGGACTAGAAGGCTATGGTCCGGAAGTGAGTATGTACTATTCCCTGTTAGGGGAAACTGGTATTCACCGCCAGGAGGAGGGAGAGTGGGACCCTTCACTTCGTTCGAGGGCATGCTTTTACCCACCCTCGGAAGGGTCTAACGTGGGTTCCTTTTGGCAAGCGATTGAGGACTTTTGTTTATCCGCTAAGGAGAAACCCAAAAGCCTTGACCAAATTTATCAGCGTTTAGCGGCTGCACCCTACGGTATCAAACCTGGGGCAATTCCGGTGATGTTAGCGGCGGTTCTGCTACACCATGTTGATGATCTGGGGGTTTATCGAGATGGGACGTATATTCCGATTTTGGGTGCAGAACATTTTGAGTTATTGGTCAAAGATCCCTCGCGGTACGCGGTGAAGTATTTTGAAGTGGTGGGGTTGCGATCGCAAGTCTTTAAGGAACTCGAAGCGATTTTACGCCAATCAAAGCTTAAGAAAGGGAAAATCCGGAATGCTACGCTGTTAACGGTTGTGACTCCTTTATATCAATTTGTTAATCGGCTTCCGGCTTATACGAAGCAAACCAAGCGAGTTAGTCAGGAAGCGCAGAGGGTTTTGACCGCACTCAAGGAGACAACTGAACCGGATGAGTTGTTATTTACCCAGTTACCCAGATCCTTCAATTTACCGCCGATTGAGACGGAAGCTGGGGATGATGGGACAATTGCCAAAAGCCTACGTTCGCAACTGGTGCAGGTACTACGGGAGATTAATACAGCTTACGAAGGCTTGTTGAGTGAATGTCAACGCTTGCTGCACAATGCGTTTGGGGTCAGTAGTCGGGAACAAAAACTGCGGGAAGAATTGCGGGTGCGATCGCGTCCTTTGGTCGGAAAATGTGTCGAACGAACCTTGCGAAGTTTTACCCAAGCGGCGGTGGATGAGGAGAAGACAGACAGGGAGTGGTTAGCAGCTTTGGTGATGATTGTCGCCGATAAACCTGCGGAGTCATGGACGGATGAAAATGTCACGGGGTTTGAAATTAAACTGTCGGATTTAGCGCGGCGGTTTAAGAATCTGGAAGCGTTAGATCATGAAACTCGCGACCAAGGGGAAGGGTTTGATGCGCGTCGCATTACGGTAACCCAACCGGATGGAAAGGAAACTCACCGTTTGGTGTGGGTTGAGCATGATCAATCCCAGAAGCTGGATCAGTTGGTTGAGAAAGTGTTGCAGGAGGAGATTTTGCGAGATAATCCTCAACTCCGGGAAGCGTTTGTGGCAAAGTTGACCGAAAGGGTATTGGGGTCAAGTTCTGCTGAGAATGTGACTCCGATGCGGGGGACAGCACAGAAACGAGGAGGGAAGGAAGAAGCGGGTTGATCGGCTTGTTTCTAACACCCGAAAATCTGTACAGGACATCGACAGGCTTAGTTAGTGACAATGGGATAACAAAAGTCGGCGATCGCGATGGCAAGAGTTTTTTGAATATTCTTTTTCTAGCGATCGCTGACTGCTATGCTCTATGCTATATGAGTCAGTTCACAGTTATATTGGGTTAAGGCAAACACTAGAGAACCAGCATGGTACAGAAGAAAGTCCGGCACATTCTAGGGTTGTCAGGAGGAAAGGATAGCACCGCTTTGGCAGTGTTGCTGCACAAGGAAATCCCTGATATGGAGTATTTCTTCTGTGACACTCATAAGGAACTGCCAGAAACTTACGCCTACCTGGATCGAATCAAGGCACGTCTTGGCATTCATATCCACTACCTGAGTGCCAAACGAGGCTTTGATCATTGGCTACAGATGCACGATGGCTTATTACCTTCCCCCCAAATGCGGTGGTGTACTGTCAAAATGAAGATTAAGCCTCTAGAAGATTTTGTCGGAGAGGATGAAGCAATCAGTTACATTGGTATCCGTGCTGATGAGAATCGGGAAGGGTATATCTCTACGAAGCCTAATATTAAGCCTGTCTTTCCTTTTAAAGAGCGAGGAATGGTGAAAGCAGATATTATCCAACTTTTAGAAGACAGTGGCATTGGACTCCCCGATTACTATCGCTGGCGCAGTCGTTCAGGTTGTTTCTTCTGCTTCTTTCAGCGCAAGTACGAGTGGGTGATGTTAAATCAGAAATACCCAGAGTTATTTGAAAAAGCGGTTGAGTATGAAGAGAAGCACAAAGATGGGAGAACCTACACATGGACAGATGGTGAAACGCTGCGAGAACTCATAGCACGTAAAGATGAAATTATCGCCAACCACGAAAAGGCAATGGCGAGAGCAAAGGCAAAGGAGGAGAAAGAACCGAGTAATCAATCTTTGGCTCAGGCTTTGGAATCAGTCTTGGACGAGGAAGATGATACTCTGCCTTGTTTAGTTTGTAATTTATAATTTTTAGACTTAGTTAGTTTCAATGGATATTTCAAGAGTTTTTCAAACTTCAAGTGACAGTATTTCTTATTTTTTCACCCAAGGAGGAACCGGATATTATATTCCTTTATATCAAAGAGAATATAGTTGGGATGATGAAAATATAGAACAGTTAATGGATGATATATTTTCAGGAGTTTCTGAGCTTTTAAATTCCCAAGATACTATCCATTTTATGGGAACAATTATCATTGTGATGGAGCAGGATATTCCTAATAATATAAAACCTCAAGATCCAAAAGCTATTCCTTCTCTTATTTATAATGTTATTGATGGACAACAGAGAATCTCAACAATCGCTTTACTAGCTTGTTGCTTATACCAAAAAATCTATGAATTAAAAGAAAAACTCCCTCAGGAGTATCAAACTCATGAACTAGATGGGTTAAGAGAAGCCGTTGACACTTATTTGACAAATCTTCAGGAACTTTTTTCATTTGATCTTATGCGAGGTAGTCCAAAAAGAAAACCTATTATCATTAGAGGTTCATTAGATGGTTGGACACTCAATGGCAAAGAAAATGAGCATTATAAATCAGATGTATCTCATTATTTAGCTTATTTCATTAAAGCAATTGATAGTATTAATTACCAACAGAGTTGTGATTTTCCCAAACCTAATAAAAGATCTTTAGTAGAAAAAAACATAAAAACCATTCAAGAATTTTTAAAAAAAGCAACGAATTCACATAAAAATGAATATGCCGATGAAAATGAATATGCTGATTATCCACCAGCTTGGGATATTGTTGAAAAAATAGACCAGTCCGAATTATGGAGCTATGCAAGACAAGAGTTAGTTGAGATAGTAGATAATTGTAAGAATGTAGAAGCTGAACTGGATAGAACACAGAAATTAATCTGTTCTCTGGTTCAATTATTTGCTTTTTCTAATTATTTACTAAACCGTTGCTGTTTCACAGTAATTAAGCCTGTATCACAGGTTAGAGCATTTGATATGTTCCAATCTCTGAATGCTACTGGAACTCCTTTAACAGCCATTGAAACTTTCAAGCCTTTAGTAGTTAATGTAGTGGATTCAGAGAGTGAAGGATTTAAAAATTCAACTTTTGAAAAGTATTTTACAGCAATTGAAAATTTAATGAAAAACTTACAAAGTGCTTCTCAAAAAAACAAAAGAACCAATGAATACCTTACGATATTTTCTCTAACGTATGAAGGAAAAAGCGTATCCAAGCAATTTAGTAATCAACGCAAATGGTTGATGGAAAAATTTCAAAAATTTTGTTCTGAAACAGAAAAGAAAACTCCTTCCTTAGAAGAAAAAGAAAATTTTATTCATCAGATGGGTGATATAGCAACATATTGTAAGAACATTATATATTATCAGTCTAATTTAAAAAAGTGCCTGCCTGAAATTCATGGAATCGATGAATCCCAGAAAAAATTAGGAGCTTTCTGTTTGTTATACCTTCGAGATGCAAACCATAAAATGGCACATACAATTTTGAGCCGTTTTTATTCTATTGCTATTCGTAAGCAAGCTAACTTAGAAGAAAATGAAGAAGGAAATCAATTTAATAATCAAAATGACTTTTTCACCGCCTGCAAGGTAATTGCTGCGTTTTTTACACTTTGGCGATCAGCTTTACCCAATACAGGTCTTGATAATGTATACAGAAAGCTTCTTCAAGAAAAGATGTCATGGAAAAAAGGCAATTCTCAGGTTACAGTAGAAGCTTTGAAACAATATTTGAATAGTAGTCTTACAGAAAAAGGCATTCGAGAAAAAGGTGATTGGAAAAATAAAGCGATTAATTATTTAAGATATGATAACGTGCAGAAAGTTTGCAGATTCGCTCTTTTCATTACAGCCCATGAAACTATCATAGACTCAAGCCATCCTGGTCTGATGAAAATTGGGACTCCTGGTTCATCTACTTCTTATTTAGAATCAACACAATGGTTATCTGAGGATTTTAAAACTATTGAACATATAGCACCTCAAAAACCAAGACTTTCACATGATTCTGAGTGGGATTCAAATTTATATGAAAATGAAGATTATGAGCAAATTGGAAATTTGACTCTTCTTCCAACTGATATTAATGCTTCTGCAAGCAATAAGAATTGGATTGAGAAGTGGATTTACTACCAACATTTAGCAGAAACCGATCCTCAAAAATTAAATAATTTAAGGAATGATGCAAAAAATTATGGTGTTGAATTGAAAGATGAAACTATACAAATTTTACAAAACACATCGCATAAACATCATATATTACCGATTGTTCAATTAGGAGCAGATGGACAGTGGAATAAAAATCTTGTTGAAGAAAGAACCAAGCGAATATGTGACATTCTCTGGGAACGAATGGATAATTGGTTAACTTAATACATACAATATTTAGATAAAAAACAGTAGATGATACTTTACTTTGTTTGTTTAGTGTGCAACTAAAAAAAGCTTAAATAAATAAAAAATATGTCAAAACTACAACTTGGTTTCCACGGTACATTTGCACTTAAGAAGGAAGACCTTCAGAAAATTATCAAGGCTGCAAGTGAAAAGCAGGGACTGGATGATTCGCTTGAAAATTTGATGACTAGAACCGGGTTGGGCAACAGAAAAATCGGTCCGATGAAAAGTTGGGCAATCCGGACTGGCTTTTTACAAAATTATCATTTAAATCCAGAAGGAAAAATTATCTTAACTCACGATCCTTATTTCAAATCAATTATTACTGACTGGTACATACATTTTTTCCTAAGTTTTGGGGATCATGGACTAGCTACACCTCCTGATGATCCTGCTGAATGGGGAGGATGGACATGGTTTGTCTATAGCTTTCTGCCAGAATATTTTACCTTTAGTCCTGAGAACCTGATTTATGAAGCCAGTCAGGTATTTGAAGAGGAATCTAACAACAGATTAGAAAAAAACTTTCGCTATGTCCTCCGTGCCTACACCGAATCAAACGCACTAGAGTCTTGTCAATTTGTTCAAAATCTGGATAACAAAAAATATGTGACTGGAGAAGCTAGATTTCCTAACCCCTATATGGTGTGTTATATCCTCGCGAAACTCTGGGAACGGGATTTTGGGGATACAACTTCAGTTGTTACTGACGATATTCTGAACCACCCAATGGGACTTGCACCTATTCTAGGGATAGAACCTCAACTCCTTCAACAACAACTCGATAAGCTGGAAATTTTTGGACTCATTGAGCAACGACGGACAGTTCCCCCTTTCCAAACGGTACGCCGTTGGGACAACCCTATTTCTTTATTAGAACAAGCCTATGGTTTCACTGAATGATCTCCCGATTACTACTGCCAAACCCACAGACCGTCCCCATTTACTTGTCTGGGACAGTTGTGATGAAGATGGTTTAAATGACCTTCGCTTTCGCTACGGGACGTATCGGATCAACTATGCCAAAAATTTAGTTGAGCGTCATACTCAACAGTCTAACAGCACCTTTCTCCGCCTCGATAAACGCCTTGACCGCGAGATTCAAGTCCTGCGTGACCTATGCGGAACTGCTCCCCAAAACTATATCCAACTCGAAGGACTCGACCGACTGATTACCTACCTCGCCTGTACTGGTAACAGTAATCTAGAGCTATTTTGGCAGAAACTGATTGACTTGAGGCAGTTACCGAAGTTGCTTTGGATTATTCTCCCTAACGCTCTCGTCCATCCCAATTGGCCCCAAGAGCGACTCTATATCCTTAAAACCTTTTAATGACTCAACTTCCCTAGGTAAACACTATGAAAATTCATGACATTGTTGAAATTAACCAAAATGGATTAGTTGCCGATGCGGTCAACTTCAAGATGATGGCAGATGAGAGTAAAAATCTGCCTCTCTGTACAGGTTTTGTGTTTAATTACGATGTCAATCACCCTAAATTTTCAACGGTAGGAGTCTTAGATGCTCTCCGAGAGAGCTTTCATAGTGTTAATAATGCCAATATCCACCTGATGGTGCAGGATTTCGGGAAAGGCAAATCTCACTTTGCACTCACTGTCGCCAACTTCTTCAAACAGCCAGCAGAAAGTCCTGAAGTCGAAGGAATTCTTCACCAGATCCAATTTGCCACCTCAGAACAATCCCTTGCCATTTATGAACGCCTCAAAGCTTATAAAGAACGGACTAAACCCTACCTGGTTATTTGTATTAGTGGAGAAGTCCAAGTTGACCTTGGCAAAATGTTGATCCAAGCCCTCCGCCGTGCTTTAGAAGAGCATGGCATTGAAGACGCGATCGCGCAACACTTTATCCAAAAACCTCTAACCTACCTCCAAGACCTTTCAGCAGAAAAACGAACGGAAGCACAACAGTATCTCAAACAGATTGGTCAACCTCATGGTGATCTTGAAACGATGATCGACTTATTGGCTGAAGATAACTATGACATTATTCCGACAGTCGTTGAACTTTCTGAACACCTGGAAGGATTTGCCTTTAACTTTGAGTACAATCTCAACTTGGAAGAAATCTTAGAAGATGTAATCGAGAATCTTTGTACAGGAGAAACAGCCCAGTTTGAGGGAATACTTCTACTATTTGATGAACTTAACGCTTACTTAAGAACCTGGTTAAAAAATCCCCAAGCGGCAGGAAACTATGCCCTTCAGAACATTACCAATATTTGTGGGCGTCATCGGGGCAAAATTGCCCTACTCTGTTTAGCCCAAGTCAAGCCTTCCCTCGATACTCAAGTTCCCACATTAGACCGGAAAAACTATGAGCGCTTCACAAGTCGTATTGAACTTGCTCCTAGCACTTATGAACCCAAATCTAGCCTAGAGCTAGTCATTGACAATCTGCTGAGACAGTCCGAGGGTTTTCAATGGCAAGCCTTCCATGACCGCTGGGGTAATACTCTACTGGGGGAATCCCGAAGTGTTTACGAAAAATATATCACCGCCTATCAACCCAATGACTCGTCATTAGGAAAATTTCATCAGCATTTAGGATTGGGCTGCTATCCATTACATCCGCTCACCGCCTACCTACTCTGTAATTTAGAATTTACCCAAGGTAGAACCGCGATCCAATTTATCAAAGAAGACGTTGTTACATTTATTGACTCTACTCCGGTTGAAGTAGAGGGTAGGCTTAAGCTTGTGCGTCCAGTGCAACTCATGGATGCTTTTAAGAGTAACTTTGCTCAACAATCGTTCTACAACGACTATCAAAAAGCCTATAACGCGATCGCCGCTTCAGCAAACCCCGAAGAAATCACTGTTCTCAAAGCCATTGGTCTGTATTACCTCAGTGGTGATAAAATTACTAAACCCAGCCATGAACACCATGGAGATATTCTCGCAGTCATGACTGGCTTTTCCATCCATAAGACTAAATATATCCTCACCCAGCTCACTGATGAGTACCAGGTTATTTACTACAACTCCGGTAACAAAACCTATCGCTTTTACTCTGGGTTTAGTCTCAATGATCTACGCCGCAAATTAGAAGAAGAAATCGCTGGACGTACTCCCCAGCCCAACGATCTGATCAAAGAATGTCGCAAGAACTTATCCCACTATTTAGGTAGTGAGACAATCCGAGCAGATGAGTTTGTTAATACTCGCCGCCTCCACAGTGAAGAATGGCAGTTTGAGCAACAGATCTTTGCTATCGACCAATTTGAAAGGTTACTAACCACTGAGCGTTTCATCAACAGGCTTACTGAGCGAGGGCTAATTGCCTACTTTATTGGGGAATATGCATCAGACCTAGAAGAACTAGAAACAAAAGCGGAAGATGTTCTAGCCAGTGCCCCTCAATCTGTTCAAGAGCGAGTCATTGTGGCGATTCCTCAGAAAGGAACTGGAAACCTGTCTCGTGTTTTGCTCATGCGAGATACTCTTAACAAGAAAAACATACGCGAAAAACAAGAATTTGGGCCCGCCTTAGCCGAACTGGGAAAACAGTTCGATGAACAGCTTACCAACGGGCTGCAAGATATCTTTGAGAGCTGTGTCTATACTTGTCGTGTCATCCATAAAATTCCTCAAGCAAGGCGGAGGAATCTAGAAGTGATTGTCAGCAAGATGCTAGAAGAGCTTTATTTTTATGTACCGCCTGTTGATAATCAAGATAAGCTCCGTCTCAAAAGCACATCGGGATCTAAAATTATTAGCTTTGTCTCTCGTCAACTATTAGTAGGAGAGCTCAAAGAGCCTTTTCCTGACAAGTCTTACAAAAATTTAATTAAGCCAGTCTTTATTGATCGTTGGAGACTACTACAGTCAGGGACACCCTATACAGTCCAAGTTCCGAAAGACCCGGCAATTCTCCAAGCCTGGGACACCATTTCAGAAATGACCGACATCGGCGACCAAGAGAAACGTGTGACCCCCATTAAAGAGATTTGGGAAACTCTATCTGCTGCTCCCTTCGGTCACAATGAATTGACATTTGCCATTCTCTTTACAGCATGGCTGGCTTACCATCGTGCCGAGGTTGAACTTCATGGAGAATTTGGAATTCCTAAAAAGAAAAGTGAGAAAGTCACTCATAAGAGTGCTGCTATTCAGGAGTGGGCAGGAACCAACATTCTTGATAAAGTAAAAGATTTCGTGCATAACTGGATTGTGCCGATGGGAAGTACCAACCAAGTTATTCGGCATAAACCTATTGAAATCACTGTTCCTGAGGTTGTTAATTATGACGAGGCGCATGAGTTACTACAGAAAATCAAAACCTACCGCCAGATGAATCAGCTAGACCCGTCTAAAAGCTCTCTGTTAGAAGATTTAGACAAAAAAGCCCAACAACTTGAGCAAGGGATTCAGATAATCACAACATGGTATAACACTACTACTGAAGCTGAGGAGCTACTCAAGCAAGAACCAACCTTAGCTGAGTTAGCGAACTACTATACCCCCCTCGAAAAGAGTTTACCGATTACGATTAAAGAAGGGGTCACCACTGTCAGTCCTACAGAAGAGCAAAAGAATGCTCAGAGGCAAACTTGCCGAATTCTACAAGATAAAATTGAGACCAGAGTCAAGGACTTGCTCACCCAAAGTACAACCTTTAAAATTCCTGATCAAGGTACTACTCTCAAAGTCAACATAGAAGCTCAAATCAAATCTCTAGAAAGCATTGCCGAATTTCCCTCTCGCTTTGTCAATGACCTGAAAACAGCTTGTTATACTATTGAGGAGCGGATTCAACAGCTCAAGGAATCTGAGCAGACGCAAGAAGTCCTCACCCAAATCCAAGACTTATACCAAACGCTGGGGGCAAACGCTTCCCAAAACCAGTATCAAGGAATCCGAGAGCGCATCGAGGAATTAGCTCGCCAAAACCCTAGGGTGCAGCAACATCAAACCTATTGCACCATTCTTGACGAGATTAACACTCAGCACGATGAACTCATCTGCAAATTAAACCAGTGGGAAAGCCGATTTACCTGCCTAAGTTCCAAGGATGAAGCCTATCAACTGAGTCAAGATGTCAACCGAGAACTCACAAGGTTTGATCAACCAGACCATCAGCAACAGATCAACTCTCTCAATGAACGACTGAGAGTCAAAATCTTAGAACAGGAAGAAGATAGCAAGCAAGTAGAAGACCTTGAACGTCAGGCAGAAAAAGCCCAATCAATCGCCGAAATAGAGGACGTGATAGGCGCGATCACAGCCAGCCGGACACAGTTGCATGACCTAAATCCTTATCAAAACCGACTTCAGGCTTTAGCAGCCTCCCTCCAGCAGCGTCGTCAGCAATCCATTAACGCTGCCCAACAGTGGCTCTCAGACTTACAGAGTCAAAGTAAGCAGTTAGACGTTGTTGATGAACCCTCTCAAAAACTAGACATGGCTAACAATTTGCTGCACAATATCCAACAGACCCGTCATCGGCATGAAGAGTTCCTAGAAGAGAAGGATGTTTTAAAAGAATTGGAGCAGAAGTGCCGAGCTGTACAGAACCAAGATAGAGCTAGCCAAATTGAAACTCTGTTTAAAGAACTACCCAAAGAAGAGCAACTAGCACTTTATAAACGCTTGTCTGCTTATCTGCAAGCAACAACGGAGGTGTTCTGATAGTGGCAGACATGATTGAAAAACTGGGTGCAAAACAAGGACAATATACATCTTTTAATTTATTTGAGTTACCCTCTGACGCAGGGCAAACCCCTCCCAATCCTGAAAAACCCATCGTTCTTGATCCATCCAAGACCTATGCTATTCCACCGGGGTATCATCTAATCGCATCCGAACTCGATTGGATGCGCGACTTTGAGATCAATGGGTCTCCCTATTGGGTACAGGGAGAAAGCTTGTGTAACTGGACACAAACATGGCTGCGTTGCTGGAATCGTAGCCATTTAATTGATCAGATTAAACGCCCTCCCCAAGAAAAACTAACCCATCTCTTTCACCCGATCGCTATCCCTGCCGACTGGACAGAACAACGGTGCCTTGCGGTTGTCACTCACCTTGAGCGATATCGTACACAACCCATTGCTCACCTACTCGCTGACCTGACAGCGAGTGATCCGGAAATCTGGCTCAGTAGTCCTTCTATCGCAAATTTAGCCCAGTGGCTTCCCCTGGAAGTACCTGAAGAAGCCCAGGTTCTCGAACAGGTATGGCAGGCACATCGTCCCAGTTCAGAGTTAAATCCTTACTACCAAACAGACAACAAACGCCATCTCCTCAAGCAATGGCTGGGACTGACTAAAGACAAGTCAACAGATTTAGCTTCAGCATTAGGAACCTACCCTCTAGATGTACCGCCAACTCTCCAGACCGAATTCCAAAACTTTTGGGAGCAGAAGTTACATGCGACCCAAGGCAATATTCTCGATACCTTAGACTTGAACAGTCAGCCTTTTTCTAAACAAATTGCCACCCAAGCCTACGAGGTTTTTAAGCAGCATCCCACGTACAGAAATTCTGTGCGTGAAAAGCAGTTAAAAGGGTACATCAGCCATGAGCAATATCAAGATCTCACCCAGGAGCAACGTCCACCCGAACCAAAACCCCTGTCACTAGATGCTTCACCTGAAGAGGTTTTAGCTTGGGTTACCGAGGCTTATTTACCCCTACGCAAATGGGAAACAGTCATTGCCAATCTTCCCCAAGAAAAGCAAGCTTGTCATCGACTCGCTTCTAGTTTTGAAGACTGGATACTTCACCACTATCCAACTCTCACGGTTGATGCGGTATCAACCTCTTGGTTGAACTACAACGTTAGTCACAAGGTTGAAGAACTCTGTAAAGATAGCTCCGTTTTTTGGGTTGTAGTCGATGGTCTAGGTTGGCTCGACCATCAAACGTTACTCGACATGCTAACCAAAAACAGGAAACTCCAACTTAAACAAGGCTTACAACCCAGATTCAGTATTTTGCCCACGAAAACTGAGTATGCGAAATGGAGTCTGTATAGCCAGAAATGTCCCAGCCACGAAACTTGGAAAGCCGATGCAGGCAAGGGATTTCATTATAAAAATGGGAAACGCTATACCGATAATGATGTCACCAAAAAACGACTACAAAAAGCTCTAGAGAGAGGTAAATTTCGCCTTTACTGTTGGGATACAGACCGCTTTGATAAACTTTTCCATAATGAAACCGATTGGCAGGAACTCTATCGGATTAAACGGCGCAGAGAATTGCAGGCGATTGCTGAAGATATTTTGCGCTTTATCGCTCTACATCCTCAGCCAGATAAGTTACATATTCTTATTGCTAGCGATCATGGTCAGCTAATGGGAACTTCTCCAAAACTTGTTCCTAATACTCAAACTTTAGACGTTAAAGGACGCATGGCAATGGGGAAGGTTGAATACCCGCCATTTACAGTTTTAGATAAGACTCGATTTTCCCTACCCCACGATATCAGTGTCATCAGAGGTTGTGGTAGCTTTAGTTCCTTTAGCTATACAACCAAGCAGAGTGCAACTGGCTGCCACGGAGGACTCTATCCGGAAGAAGTTATCGTTGGCTTTTCAGTGCTGACGCAATCCGTAAAACGTGCTCCCATTATTATTAAATGTAGTGGTGAAGGTAGACCCGGAGAAAATAGTCCTCTTCGGGTTGATATTTATAATCCTAATGCCGTAGCGATTGAAGATCTGAGACTGAGAGTTAATCAGCTTGTCTCTCTGCAACAGGCTAAGGATTTAGCCGTTACGGTTCAACCCCATCAGCGTCAGTTAATTGAGATTTCTATCTCAACATGGCCCGAACTGCCTCCTACACATGAGGGCAAATATTTATCTCTAACCGGTAAACTGGAA from Coleofasciculus chthonoplastes PCC 7420 harbors:
- a CDS encoding DUF262 domain-containing protein codes for the protein MDISRVFQTSSDSISYFFTQGGTGYYIPLYQREYSWDDENIEQLMDDIFSGVSELLNSQDTIHFMGTIIIVMEQDIPNNIKPQDPKAIPSLIYNVIDGQQRISTIALLACCLYQKIYELKEKLPQEYQTHELDGLREAVDTYLTNLQELFSFDLMRGSPKRKPIIIRGSLDGWTLNGKENEHYKSDVSHYLAYFIKAIDSINYQQSCDFPKPNKRSLVEKNIKTIQEFLKKATNSHKNEYADENEYADYPPAWDIVEKIDQSELWSYARQELVEIVDNCKNVEAELDRTQKLICSLVQLFAFSNYLLNRCCFTVIKPVSQVRAFDMFQSLNATGTPLTAIETFKPLVVNVVDSESEGFKNSTFEKYFTAIENLMKNLQSASQKNKRTNEYLTIFSLTYEGKSVSKQFSNQRKWLMEKFQKFCSETEKKTPSLEEKENFIHQMGDIATYCKNIIYYQSNLKKCLPEIHGIDESQKKLGAFCLLYLRDANHKMAHTILSRFYSIAIRKQANLEENEEGNQFNNQNDFFTACKVIAAFFTLWRSALPNTGLDNVYRKLLQEKMSWKKGNSQVTVEALKQYLNSSLTEKGIREKGDWKNKAINYLRYDNVQKVCRFALFITAHETIIDSSHPGLMKIGTPGSSTSYLESTQWLSEDFKTIEHIAPQKPRLSHDSEWDSNLYENEDYEQIGNLTLLPTDINASASNKNWIEKWIYYQHLAETDPQKLNNLRNDAKNYGVELKDETIQILQNTSHKHHILPIVQLGADGQWNKNLVEERTKRICDILWERMDNWLT
- a CDS encoding phosphoadenosine phosphosulfate reductase family protein, whose amino-acid sequence is MVQKKVRHILGLSGGKDSTALAVLLHKEIPDMEYFFCDTHKELPETYAYLDRIKARLGIHIHYLSAKRGFDHWLQMHDGLLPSPQMRWCTVKMKIKPLEDFVGEDEAISYIGIRADENREGYISTKPNIKPVFPFKERGMVKADIIQLLEDSGIGLPDYYRWRSRSGCFFCFFQRKYEWVMLNQKYPELFEKAVEYEEKHKDGRTYTWTDGETLRELIARKDEIIANHEKAMARAKAKEEKEPSNQSLAQALESVLDEEDDTLPCLVCNL
- a CDS encoding DUF4007 family protein → MSKLQLGFHGTFALKKEDLQKIIKAASEKQGLDDSLENLMTRTGLGNRKIGPMKSWAIRTGFLQNYHLNPEGKIILTHDPYFKSIITDWYIHFFLSFGDHGLATPPDDPAEWGGWTWFVYSFLPEYFTFSPENLIYEASQVFEEESNNRLEKNFRYVLRAYTESNALESCQFVQNLDNKKYVTGEARFPNPYMVCYILAKLWERDFGDTTSVVTDDILNHPMGLAPILGIEPQLLQQQLDKLEIFGLIEQRRTVPPFQTVRRWDNPISLLEQAYGFTE
- a CDS encoding PglZ domain-containing protein; this encodes MIEKLGAKQGQYTSFNLFELPSDAGQTPPNPEKPIVLDPSKTYAIPPGYHLIASELDWMRDFEINGSPYWVQGESLCNWTQTWLRCWNRSHLIDQIKRPPQEKLTHLFHPIAIPADWTEQRCLAVVTHLERYRTQPIAHLLADLTASDPEIWLSSPSIANLAQWLPLEVPEEAQVLEQVWQAHRPSSELNPYYQTDNKRHLLKQWLGLTKDKSTDLASALGTYPLDVPPTLQTEFQNFWEQKLHATQGNILDTLDLNSQPFSKQIATQAYEVFKQHPTYRNSVREKQLKGYISHEQYQDLTQEQRPPEPKPLSLDASPEEVLAWVTEAYLPLRKWETVIANLPQEKQACHRLASSFEDWILHHYPTLTVDAVSTSWLNYNVSHKVEELCKDSSVFWVVVDGLGWLDHQTLLDMLTKNRKLQLKQGLQPRFSILPTKTEYAKWSLYSQKCPSHETWKADAGKGFHYKNGKRYTDNDVTKKRLQKALERGKFRLYCWDTDRFDKLFHNETDWQELYRIKRRRELQAIAEDILRFIALHPQPDKLHILIASDHGQLMGTSPKLVPNTQTLDVKGRMAMGKVEYPPFTVLDKTRFSLPHDISVIRGCGSFSSFSYTTKQSATGCHGGLYPEEVIVGFSVLTQSVKRAPIIIKCSGEGRPGENSPLRVDIYNPNAVAIEDLRLRVNQLVSLQQAKDLAVTVQPHQRQLIEISISTWPELPPTHEGKYLSLTGKLEFQYQNAERGWADLDPESSIEVHQIFSSGMESGLDDFL